A stretch of Leucobacter aridicollis DNA encodes these proteins:
- a CDS encoding winged helix-turn-helix domain-containing protein, protein MALTAALPTQQPTTSPAAHQRATTENEVRGFALYVGLSEDKLNSSDPSIGAVVNEIKRLVAQLAPNAETYAAVALAPEGTGGRDVDVVRLALGDPAAAHAHRKPQPTSNADRAASGVVLDLSRKRVLLDNVPANLTFREFELLQFLVLREGRTVGRDEIIDTLWADAEGEEIPSARTIDVHVRRLRVKLAHYQDIVRTVRGTGYRFDRHADVSILPASSPSPDFI, encoded by the coding sequence ATGGCTCTCACCGCCGCTCTCCCCACCCAGCAGCCCACCACCTCGCCCGCCGCTCACCAGCGCGCCACGACGGAGAACGAGGTTCGCGGTTTCGCGCTCTACGTTGGCCTCTCCGAGGACAAGCTGAACTCCTCCGATCCTTCGATCGGCGCAGTCGTCAACGAGATCAAGCGCCTCGTCGCGCAGCTCGCCCCGAACGCCGAGACCTATGCGGCCGTCGCCCTCGCCCCTGAGGGCACCGGCGGCCGCGACGTCGACGTCGTCCGCCTCGCGCTCGGCGATCCTGCTGCCGCACACGCGCACCGCAAGCCGCAGCCCACTTCGAACGCAGACCGCGCGGCAAGCGGCGTCGTGCTCGACCTGTCGCGCAAGCGCGTGCTGCTCGACAACGTCCCGGCGAACCTCACCTTCCGCGAGTTCGAGCTGCTCCAGTTCCTTGTGCTGCGCGAGGGCCGTACTGTCGGTCGCGACGAGATCATCGACACCCTCTGGGCAGACGCCGAGGGCGAGGAGATTCCGAGCGCCCGCACGATCGACGTGCACGTGCGCCGCCTGCGGGTCAAGCTCGCTCACTACCAGGACATCGTGCGGACGGTGCGCGGCACCGGCTACCGCTTTGACCGCCACGCTGACGTCTCGATCCTCCCCGCGTCGTCGCCGAGCCCAGATTTCATCTAG
- a CDS encoding DUF4870 domain-containing protein: MTTLPPEDNEQVTGTPGDASPTPPADPSVPAAAPEAPNAQQPAPPTGVPQQPAAPQPGAPTPPPGYGAPQQPQYGAPGQPQYGAPQPPQYGAPQQPGYGAQPGYGAPQQPGYGAPQQPGYGQPHGYYQPQQGQPDPLPNLTASYWLSVFFLFIPALIFYLIESPRATPQVRALHAANLNFSLLRSALFVLGWILTIVPILGPMLLGLAHLAGFIFHIMAAAKLNDTYRRGGGDPFLFNIPMVK, from the coding sequence ATGACTACGCTTCCCCCTGAAGACAACGAGCAGGTGACAGGCACCCCGGGCGACGCGTCGCCCACGCCACCGGCCGACCCGTCGGTTCCCGCTGCCGCGCCCGAGGCGCCTAACGCTCAGCAGCCGGCGCCCCCGACGGGCGTTCCGCAGCAGCCCGCGGCGCCACAGCCCGGCGCTCCGACGCCACCTCCCGGCTACGGCGCTCCGCAGCAGCCGCAGTACGGGGCACCGGGACAGCCGCAGTACGGCGCACCCCAGCCGCCGCAGTACGGCGCACCGCAGCAGCCCGGATACGGCGCGCAGCCGGGGTATGGTGCGCCACAGCAGCCCGGATACGGGGCTCCCCAGCAGCCCGGATATGGCCAGCCGCACGGCTACTACCAGCCGCAGCAGGGGCAGCCGGATCCGCTGCCGAACCTCACGGCGAGCTACTGGCTCTCGGTGTTCTTCCTGTTCATTCCGGCGCTCATCTTTTACCTCATCGAGAGCCCCCGCGCGACGCCGCAGGTGCGCGCACTGCACGCCGCGAACCTGAACTTCTCGCTGCTGCGCTCAGCGCTGTTCGTGCTGGGCTGGATCCTGACGATCGTTCCGATTCTCGGACCGATGCTCCTCGGTCTCGCGCACCTCGCGGGCTTCATCTTCCACATCATGGCTGCGGCAAAGCTCAACGACACCTACCGCCGCGGCGGCGGGGACCCGTTCCTCTTCAACATTCCGATGGTGAAGTAG
- a CDS encoding TrmH family RNA methyltransferase: MSETPLPDAETHPERTTAGVGPWPGGREAWPTEERYDPELLERGDSRNVVDRYRYWRMEAIVADLDEQRHPFHVAIENWQHDMNIGSIVRSANAFAADSVQIVGRRRWNKRGAMVTDRYQHVEHREDIAALVAWARDEGLPIIAIDNVPGCVPMETFDWPERCVMLFGQEGPGLSDEAIAAAEAVVEITQYGSTRSINASAAAAVAMYSWVTARSAQVPRAS; the protein is encoded by the coding sequence GTGAGCGAGACCCCACTGCCTGACGCCGAGACCCACCCCGAGCGAACCACTGCGGGCGTCGGCCCCTGGCCGGGTGGGCGCGAGGCGTGGCCCACCGAGGAGCGCTACGACCCGGAGCTGCTCGAGCGCGGCGACAGCCGCAACGTCGTCGACCGTTACCGCTACTGGCGGATGGAAGCGATCGTCGCCGACCTCGACGAGCAACGGCACCCGTTCCACGTGGCGATCGAGAACTGGCAGCACGACATGAATATCGGCTCGATCGTGCGCAGCGCAAACGCGTTCGCCGCCGACAGCGTCCAGATCGTCGGTCGGCGCCGATGGAACAAGCGCGGGGCCATGGTGACTGACCGCTACCAGCACGTCGAGCACCGCGAGGACATTGCCGCCCTCGTGGCGTGGGCTCGAGACGAGGGGCTCCCGATCATCGCGATCGACAACGTCCCCGGCTGCGTGCCGATGGAGACCTTCGACTGGCCCGAGCGCTGCGTGATGCTCTTCGGGCAGGAGGGCCCCGGCCTCTCGGACGAGGCGATTGCGGCGGCCGAGGCGGTCGTCGAGATCACCCAGTACGGCTCGACGCGCTCGATCAACGCCTCTGCCGCCGCGGCCGTTGCGATGTACTCCTGGGTGACGGCCCGGTCGGCCCAGGTGCCGCGCGCGAGCTAG
- a CDS encoding TIGR02611 family protein, producing MTRPEDDADKARRLGKPIGRFMARWRVAIRKYPWLDALYRVVITVLGGLIVIIGLILVPLPGPGWLIVFLGLTVLGSEYHWARRMLGWLRRALARFWERWNAWRASRAAKRAGTTGPGLTDA from the coding sequence GTGACGAGACCAGAAGACGACGCCGACAAGGCCAGGCGATTGGGCAAGCCCATCGGCAGGTTTATGGCGCGCTGGCGCGTTGCAATCCGCAAGTATCCGTGGCTTGACGCGCTCTATCGGGTCGTCATCACGGTGCTCGGCGGGCTCATCGTGATCATCGGACTCATCCTCGTGCCGCTGCCGGGTCCCGGGTGGCTGATCGTGTTCCTCGGCCTCACGGTGCTCGGCTCCGAGTACCACTGGGCGCGGCGCATGCTCGGGTGGCTCAGGCGCGCGCTCGCGCGATTCTGGGAACGCTGGAACGCCTGGCGCGCAAGCCGCGCCGCGAAGCGCGCCGGGACGACCGGCCCCGGCCTCACCGACGCGTGA
- a CDS encoding ABC transporter ATP-binding protein, whose product MANTPSTESTSAVSLRGVHKHFGDVTAVKDLNIEIRAGEFFSMLGPSGSGKTTVLRMIAGFEEPTAGEILLHGTDVTRAAPFDREVNTVFQDYALFPHLTIAENVAYGLKVRGVSKAERSRLVSEALDQVRLGHVATRLPSQLSGGQRQRIALARALILRPKVLLLDEPLGALDKQLREHMQVELKQIQREVGITFIFVTHDQEEALTLSDRVAVFNNGKIEQVGSPREVYEFPETEFVAGFLGVTNLLPAELSRELLGDAAMHSLRPERVQLADPTAPVEPGTVAIPATVAETVYAGAHTRYLLDTADGTRIISEKQNSHTPRTEASIRRGDAVSVRFDRGHATPIPTSQAPAASAPQHA is encoded by the coding sequence ATGGCCAACACCCCAAGCACCGAGTCCACGAGCGCAGTTTCCCTGCGCGGCGTGCACAAGCACTTCGGCGATGTCACCGCGGTGAAAGACCTCAACATCGAGATCCGGGCCGGCGAGTTCTTCTCGATGCTCGGCCCCTCGGGCTCGGGCAAGACCACGGTGCTGCGCATGATCGCCGGCTTCGAGGAGCCCACCGCCGGCGAGATCCTCCTGCACGGCACCGACGTCACCCGCGCCGCACCGTTCGACCGCGAGGTCAACACCGTCTTCCAGGACTACGCGCTCTTCCCCCACCTCACCATCGCCGAGAACGTCGCCTACGGCCTCAAAGTGCGCGGCGTCTCGAAGGCCGAGCGCAGCCGCCTCGTCAGCGAGGCGCTCGACCAGGTCCGCCTCGGCCACGTTGCGACGCGGCTGCCATCGCAACTCTCGGGCGGCCAGCGCCAGCGCATCGCACTCGCCCGCGCCCTGATCCTCCGCCCCAAGGTGCTGCTGCTCGACGAGCCCCTCGGCGCGCTCGACAAGCAGCTGCGCGAGCACATGCAGGTCGAGCTCAAGCAGATCCAACGCGAGGTCGGCATCACCTTCATCTTCGTCACGCACGATCAAGAGGAGGCGCTCACGCTCTCCGACCGCGTCGCCGTATTCAACAACGGCAAGATCGAACAGGTCGGCTCCCCGCGCGAGGTGTACGAGTTCCCCGAAACCGAGTTCGTCGCAGGCTTCCTCGGCGTCACGAACCTGTTGCCCGCCGAGCTTTCACGCGAGCTCCTCGGCGACGCCGCGATGCACAGCCTCCGCCCCGAACGGGTGCAGCTCGCCGACCCGACAGCACCGGTTGAGCCAGGAACCGTCGCGATCCCGGCGACCGTCGCCGAAACGGTGTACGCGGGTGCGCACACCCGCTACCTCCTCGATACCGCGGATGGCACCCGCATCATCTCCGAGAAGCAGAACTCACACACGCCCCGCACCGAGGCGAGCATTCGCCGAGGCGACGCCGTCAGCGTCCGCTTTGACAGGGGCCACGCGACTCCGATCCCCACCTCGCAGGCCCCTGCGGCGAGCGCGCCGCAGCACGCCTGA
- a CDS encoding methylated-DNA--[protein]-cysteine S-methyltransferase — protein sequence MHPRHGTFATSLGELLFVAEGGALTGIYFPEHRYPPDPDSIGEDLGSEPGDSVLAEAARQLRDYLAGERTGFDIALAPRGDDFSQQVWTMLQQIPYGATTTYGELAVALGNRALAQRVGQAVGHNPVSVVIPCHRVLGADGSLTGFAGGLDRKRALLQLEEPDAATAGRLF from the coding sequence ATGCATCCCCGGCACGGCACCTTCGCCACCTCCCTCGGAGAGCTGCTGTTCGTCGCCGAGGGCGGCGCCTTGACGGGCATCTACTTCCCGGAGCATCGCTACCCGCCAGACCCCGACTCGATCGGTGAGGATCTCGGGTCGGAGCCTGGCGATTCCGTACTCGCGGAGGCGGCGCGCCAGCTACGGGACTACCTCGCCGGAGAGCGCACCGGGTTCGACATTGCGCTCGCGCCGCGGGGCGACGACTTCTCGCAGCAGGTGTGGACGATGCTGCAGCAGATCCCGTACGGCGCCACAACAACATACGGCGAGCTCGCGGTTGCCCTCGGAAACCGTGCGCTCGCGCAGCGCGTCGGGCAGGCCGTCGGGCACAATCCGGTCAGCGTCGTGATCCCATGCCACCGCGTCCTCGGAGCCGACGGCTCACTCACCGGGTTCGCCGGTGGGCTCGACCGGAAGCGTGCGCTGCTCCAGCTTGAGGAGCCTGACGCCGCAACTGCCGGACGACTTTTCTAG
- a CDS encoding cache domain-containing protein: protein MSSDANQLADGIAVVDAFFDGVFAPLEAWMPELERDLRAAQRPLTGPALAELTRAGAFGVLDAGERPLYGAGFCGSAAVVGEGNPLAWWQGADRHLLASSTFGPGQAVIDLARLEWFRVPKQTGEPHIAGPFVDYLCSNEITLTSAIPVVVDGEFWGVACADVLVAGIEESLLPSIRGIAGAALVNAHGRVVVSTDPDRETGDRMRGVGADDSEPGDDALLVVRSARYPFALVAPK, encoded by the coding sequence ATGAGCAGTGACGCGAATCAGCTGGCCGACGGCATTGCCGTGGTCGACGCCTTCTTCGACGGCGTGTTCGCGCCGCTCGAGGCCTGGATGCCTGAGCTCGAGCGCGACCTCCGCGCCGCGCAGCGGCCACTGACGGGGCCAGCGCTCGCAGAGCTCACTCGCGCTGGCGCGTTCGGCGTGCTCGATGCCGGCGAGCGTCCGCTCTATGGCGCGGGCTTCTGCGGCAGCGCGGCCGTCGTCGGCGAGGGTAACCCGCTCGCCTGGTGGCAGGGCGCCGACAGGCACCTGCTCGCGTCGTCAACCTTCGGGCCGGGTCAGGCGGTCATCGACCTCGCCAGGCTCGAGTGGTTCCGGGTGCCGAAGCAGACCGGAGAGCCGCACATCGCTGGCCCGTTCGTCGACTACCTGTGCTCCAACGAGATCACGCTCACCTCGGCGATCCCGGTCGTCGTCGACGGCGAGTTCTGGGGGGTGGCCTGCGCCGACGTGCTTGTGGCGGGGATCGAGGAGTCGTTGCTTCCAAGCATCCGCGGCATCGCCGGCGCCGCGCTCGTGAACGCGCACGGTCGGGTCGTCGTGTCGACCGATCCTGATCGCGAAACCGGAGACCGCATGCGCGGCGTCGGCGCCGACGATTCCGAGCCGGGTGATGACGCGCTGCTCGTGGTGCGCTCAGCCCGCTATCCGTTCGCGCTCGTCGCCCCGAAATAG
- a CDS encoding FadR/GntR family transcriptional regulator — protein sequence MTTHAHGATPSRLRTAAFAPIGEEGRTDMVVSRLVQAISVGAFTEGERLPSENELSTLLGVAVVTVREALSELRHRDLIETRRGRNGGSFVRPSPAAVEEVNARTLLAESRVAIADLGVHYEVVSAACAEYACLRATAEELEIVADVLTESGDAPVAEWRRRITEVQLELAALSQSVRLTNEHVRLQTEFTPLLALQDLDDEARQQTHAAIVAQVEATQAGDVQAARSAVRESVRGSVRWLIAFRADLLAGSRDSDLRGTLEARRRRRERENRDEQ from the coding sequence TTGACCACACACGCGCACGGTGCGACCCCGAGCCGACTGCGAACGGCGGCGTTTGCCCCCATCGGCGAGGAAGGGCGCACGGACATGGTGGTCTCGCGTCTCGTGCAGGCAATCTCGGTTGGCGCGTTCACCGAGGGGGAGCGGCTGCCGAGCGAGAACGAGCTATCGACGCTCCTGGGAGTCGCCGTCGTGACCGTGCGCGAGGCGCTCAGTGAGCTGCGCCACCGCGACCTCATCGAGACGAGGCGCGGCAGGAACGGCGGTAGCTTCGTGCGACCGAGCCCCGCCGCCGTCGAGGAGGTGAACGCTCGGACCCTGCTCGCAGAGTCGCGGGTCGCGATCGCCGACCTCGGCGTGCACTACGAGGTCGTTTCTGCGGCCTGCGCCGAGTACGCGTGCCTGCGCGCCACCGCCGAAGAGCTCGAGATCGTCGCCGACGTGCTCACCGAGTCGGGCGACGCGCCGGTCGCCGAGTGGCGGCGCAGAATCACCGAGGTGCAGCTTGAGCTTGCCGCGCTCAGCCAGTCGGTGCGACTCACCAATGAGCACGTGCGGTTGCAGACCGAGTTTACGCCGCTGCTCGCGCTGCAGGATCTTGACGACGAGGCGCGGCAGCAGACACACGCCGCGATCGTCGCGCAGGTCGAGGCGACGCAGGCCGGCGACGTGCAGGCGGCGCGCTCTGCGGTGCGCGAAAGTGTTCGAGGTTCGGTACGCTGGCTCATCGCCTTCCGCGCCGATCTGCTCGCGGGTTCCCGAGATTCCGATCTTCGTGGCACACTTGAGGCGCGACGCAGACGACGCGAACGGGAGAATCGAGATGAGCAGTGA
- a CDS encoding MalY/PatB family protein: protein MSTESFAATVDATTAEDLRQIGGTKWADPAVMGAFIAEMDFGVAPVIKEALHAAVDEGAFGYTPPKYKAQLQEATAARLRRLHGWSVTAEQVFPVPDVITAYEIAIAKFSEPGSKIIVPTPSYMPFLSVPETLGREVIEVPLREDDGVWRFDIEALQDAFDAGGRILVLCNPFNPIGRVFTRAELEAISELVDRNGGRVFSDEIWAPLVFEGNELVSYATIGEVAAGHTITATAASKAWNLPGLKCAQLVVSNAADQETMDEIGHWAGRGTATLGLVGSAAAFEHGDEWLGEVLSYLQGNRDELVDLVAKHLPGVKLTVPEATYVGWLDFRETGLENPADFFREHAGVGLTDGSACGAVGVGSARFIFAMPRPLMREAIKRMGEALQAR, encoded by the coding sequence ATGAGTACTGAGTCATTTGCCGCGACCGTTGACGCGACGACCGCAGAGGACCTGCGACAGATTGGCGGGACGAAGTGGGCGGACCCGGCGGTCATGGGTGCGTTCATCGCCGAAATGGACTTCGGGGTTGCGCCCGTCATCAAGGAGGCGCTGCACGCCGCCGTCGACGAGGGCGCGTTTGGCTACACGCCGCCGAAGTACAAGGCGCAGCTGCAGGAGGCGACGGCTGCCAGGCTGCGCAGGCTGCACGGCTGGTCTGTGACCGCTGAGCAGGTCTTCCCCGTCCCCGACGTCATCACGGCCTATGAGATCGCGATCGCGAAATTCTCGGAGCCCGGCTCGAAGATCATCGTCCCCACGCCGTCATACATGCCGTTCCTGTCGGTTCCCGAGACGCTCGGGCGCGAGGTGATCGAGGTGCCGCTGCGTGAGGACGATGGCGTCTGGCGGTTCGACATCGAGGCGCTGCAGGACGCGTTCGACGCCGGCGGTCGCATCCTTGTGCTGTGTAACCCGTTCAACCCGATCGGCCGAGTGTTCACGCGCGCGGAGCTCGAAGCCATCAGCGAGCTCGTCGACCGCAACGGCGGTCGCGTGTTCTCCGACGAGATTTGGGCGCCACTCGTGTTCGAGGGCAACGAGCTCGTCTCGTACGCGACGATTGGCGAGGTTGCCGCCGGGCACACGATCACCGCGACCGCGGCGTCGAAGGCGTGGAACCTGCCTGGTCTCAAGTGCGCGCAGCTCGTCGTGTCGAACGCTGCGGACCAGGAGACGATGGACGAGATCGGTCACTGGGCCGGCCGCGGGACTGCCACCCTTGGGCTTGTCGGCAGCGCCGCCGCGTTCGAGCACGGCGATGAGTGGCTCGGCGAGGTGCTGAGCTACCTACAGGGCAACCGCGACGAGCTTGTCGACCTCGTCGCCAAGCACCTTCCGGGAGTGAAGCTGACGGTGCCGGAGGCGACGTACGTCGGCTGGCTCGACTTCCGTGAGACCGGGCTTGAGAACCCTGCAGATTTCTTCAGGGAGCACGCTGGAGTCGGACTCACGGATGGCAGCGCGTGCGGCGCCGTCGGCGTGGGGAGCGCGCGCTTCATCTTCGCGATGCCACGCCCGCTCATGCGCGAGGCGATCAAGCGGATGGGCGAGGCCCTCCAGGCGCGCTAG